From a region of the Argiope bruennichi chromosome 8, qqArgBrue1.1, whole genome shotgun sequence genome:
- the LOC129980785 gene encoding uncharacterized protein LOC129980785, translated as MHTDETFHALSPFLVHKLILSTIGEVSDIKKTRSGDLLIQTKSKKQADTLSKLTTLGSWPIKVSLHKTLNFSRAVVSEQSLVQHSDTELVKELRSQGVCAARRIHVRRDGRLIPTKHVVLTFETPVLPKFIRAGYLRCNIRPYIPNPLRCYQCQRYGHSRQSCRGKMVCGKCSSLDHETNTCDSEILKCPNCACAHAASSKFCPKWQMEKEILAIKIKNNITFKEARQIVNDRMPKSGVSYSSLLKSKPENTNVGSTQTEELLTKIVCPPLKKLQPLKANVTQTKKLPTKTDYYASKLATPVHTSSSCTSPVAAVALHTDPEVCSNNKPTKELRKKLKSSGITNQLPPDELLSINPSSSDLSEMDMEPSTQLDDVTAGKVKKKSQRKR; from the coding sequence atgcatacTGATGAAACTTTTCATGCGCTTTCTCCATTCCTTGTACATAAATTGATTCTATCTACCATTGGTGAAGTATCAGATATTAAGAAAACGCGTTCTGGCGATCTCCTTATTCAAACGAAATCAAAAAAGCAAGCAGATACTCTGAGTAAACTTACTACCTTAGGTTCATGGCCAATAAAAGTATCTCTTCACAAGACATTGAATTTCTCACGGGCGGTTGTCTCGGAACAATCTCTTGTACAACACTCTGACACAGAATTAGTGAAAGAATTACGATCCCAGGGGGTCTGCGCCGCTCGTCGCATTCATGTTCGACGTGACGGACGTTTAATTCCCACAAAGCATGTTGTTCTTACATTTGAAACGCCTGTTCTACCAAAATTCATACGTGCTGGATATTTGCGGTGTAACATTCGTCCATACATACCTAATCCTCTGAGATGTTACCAGTGTCAGAGGTATGGTCACTCTCGGCAATCATGTCGTGGTAAAATGGTATGTGGTAAATGTTCTTCATTGGATCATGAAACTAACACATGCgattcagaaatattgaaatgcCCTAACTGTGCATGCGCTCATGCagcatcttctaaattttgcccTAAATggcaaatggaaaaagaaatcctagccattaaaataaaaaacaacataaCCTTTAAAGAAGCCCGCCAAATAGTCAATGATAGAATGCCTAAGTCTGGTGTATCGTATTCCTCTCTTTTGAAATCAAAACCAGAAAACACTAATGTCGGTTCAACTCAAACCGAAGAATTATTAACGAAAATTGTTTGCCCTCCTCTCAAAAAATTACAACCTTTAAAAGCAAATGTAACACAGACGAAAAAACTTCCAACTAAAACTGACTATTATGCATCTAAACTTGCAACCCCTGTACATACTAGTTCCAGTTGTACTTCACCTGTTGCAGCTGTTGCTCTACATACAGACCCTGAAGTATGCAGTAATAACAAACCGACGAAAGAActccgaaaaaaattaaaatcttctggtATTACCAATCAACTTCCGCCTGATGAACTTTTATCTATTAATCCATCCTCTTCAGACCTCTCTGAAATGGATATGGAACCTTCTACGCAGCTCGATGATGTTACTGCAggcaaagttaagaaaaaatctcaaCGTAAACGCTGA